Proteins encoded in a region of the Malaciobacter mytili LMG 24559 genome:
- a CDS encoding BUD32 family EKC/KEOPS complex subunit, which produces MNFEDFVIEENSKNSSEIIPIIFKDKKYWIKKARATFSSKLHKFYYSLFPFEVLLPVKNKTAKEAMTFETLKIERFKEYGVNTPQVVFKNEDFFVLEDCGKTVNSYIRKRDITKEKMYYFIDNLLIELSKIHNNNDFHGGAQARNFTYYEGKIFTIDLEDSFEDNIDLKLLQFRDFLLLLLSFTKTRASFQLDYRYIIDKYISLTNNNDFKNRLIKLANKISFLIFLSDIKLINKLLGRDVKSFFKLFKLLKNL; this is translated from the coding sequence ATGAATTTTGAAGATTTTGTAATAGAAGAAAATAGTAAAAATAGTAGTGAGATTATTCCTATTATTTTTAAAGATAAGAAATATTGGATAAAAAAAGCAAGAGCAACTTTTTCTTCAAAACTACATAAGTTTTATTATTCGCTTTTTCCTTTTGAAGTGTTGCTACCTGTTAAAAATAAAACAGCAAAAGAGGCTATGACTTTTGAAACTTTAAAAATAGAAAGATTTAAAGAGTATGGGGTAAATACTCCACAAGTAGTCTTTAAAAATGAAGATTTTTTTGTTTTAGAAGACTGTGGTAAAACAGTAAATTCATATATTAGAAAAAGAGATATTACAAAAGAAAAAATGTACTATTTTATTGATAATTTATTAATAGAGTTATCAAAAATACATAATAATAATGATTTTCATGGTGGTGCACAAGCTAGAAATTTTACTTATTATGAGGGTAAAATATTTACAATAGACTTAGAAGATAGCTTTGAAGATAATATAGATTTAAAATTACTTCAATTTAGAGATTTTTTACTTTTATTATTATCTTTTACTAAAACAAGAGCAAGTTTTCAATTGGATTATAGATATATAATTGATAAATATATCTCTTTAACAAATAATAATGATTTTAAAAATAGATTAATAAAGCTTGCAAATAAAATCTCTTTTTTAATTTTTTTAAGTGATATAAAACTAATAAATAAACTTCTTGGCAGAGATGTAAAAAGTTTTTTTAAACTTTTTAAACTTTTA
- a CDS encoding diacylglycerol kinase, producing MNNKPKYHLFKNTKYALSGLKHVLKTESSFRLELFCAIFIIAGIIIIDASLTNKLILLVSGILVLIIELVNSAIENVVDLVTKEYAPLAKTAKDIGSTAVMFSIILHVVCWVLVLI from the coding sequence ATGAATAATAAACCCAAATATCACCTATTTAAAAATACAAAATATGCTCTAAGTGGTTTAAAGCATGTTTTAAAAACTGAGAGTTCATTTAGATTGGAACTATTTTGTGCAATTTTTATAATTGCAGGTATTATTATAATTGATGCTAGTTTAACAAATAAGCTAATACTTCTTGTTAGTGGTATTTTAGTTTTAATAATTGAGTTGGTAAATTCAGCTATTGAAAATGTAGTTGATTTAGTGACAAAAGAGTATGCACCTTTAGCTAAAACTGCAAAAGATATAGGCTCAACTGCTGTTATGTTTTCTATTATTTTGCATGTTGTTTGTTGGGTATTGGTATTAATATGA
- a CDS encoding lipid A biosynthesis lauroyl acyltransferase, with translation MGRKIKDYFRYFLYNTFKFIILYTPKFITKKILILLAKLAYKYNKEHKHIAKVNLDLVYGNSISDEKKEDIIFNSYISLFFNMYEFVENQSISKEKLFSKGNVENEQVILDAMKNNRKIIYIAAHYGGWEFALPYVALKFGKIAVVNRKMDNPYINDMYIKVRNKNNITMLEKKVAAKGMLKAFKENKAVAVVIDQHMKNGIEIEFFNKKVLATDSTSRLALKFDAVIIPIFSVMNDFRNFTLKVGEAIDPLKIEFKTEDHIKELTQMQSNIIEKQILDLPHLWFWQHKRWKKYYKDLYKRN, from the coding sequence ATGGGAAGAAAAATAAAGGACTATTTTAGGTACTTTTTATATAACACTTTTAAATTTATAATTTTATATACACCAAAATTTATCACAAAAAAAATATTAATATTATTGGCTAAATTAGCATATAAATATAATAAAGAGCATAAACATATTGCAAAAGTAAATTTAGATTTAGTTTATGGAAATTCTATTTCTGATGAAAAGAAAGAGGATATAATTTTTAACTCTTATATATCTTTATTCTTTAATATGTATGAGTTTGTTGAAAATCAATCAATTTCAAAAGAAAAACTATTTTCAAAAGGAAATGTTGAAAATGAGCAGGTTATTTTAGATGCAATGAAAAATAATAGAAAAATAATCTATATAGCTGCTCATTATGGTGGTTGGGAATTTGCTTTACCTTATGTGGCATTAAAATTTGGAAAAATAGCCGTTGTAAATAGAAAAATGGATAATCCATATATTAATGATATGTATATAAAAGTAAGAAATAAAAATAATATTACAATGTTAGAAAAAAAAGTAGCTGCAAAAGGAATGTTAAAAGCTTTTAAAGAAAATAAAGCAGTTGCTGTTGTAATTGATCAACATATGAAAAATGGGATTGAAATAGAATTTTTTAATAAAAAAGTATTAGCAACTGATTCAACATCAAGACTAGCTTTAAAATTTGATGCAGTAATTATTCCTATTTTTTCAGTAATGAATGATTTTAGAAACTTTACTTTAAAAGTGGGAGAAGCAATTGATCCTTTAAAAATAGAGTTTAAAACAGAAGATCATATAAAAGAATTAACACAAATGCAATCTAATATAATAGAAAAGCAAATTTTAGATTTACCTCATTTATGGTTTTGGCAACATAAAAGATGGAAAAAATATTATAAAGATTTATATAAAAGAAATTAA